The Petrocella atlantisensis genome has a window encoding:
- a CDS encoding xanthine dehydrogenase family protein molybdopterin-binding subunit has translation MKCVNHNTGSIDGKGLMLGRPAYTNDLADPNALTVKILRSPHPHAKILNIDIKKAMSLEGVECVLTYKDFKRIPVTRAGQGYPEPSPHDKFVLDSVVRYVGDDVAIVAAETEAIANKALELIQVDYEILEPVLDFEKAFENESVIHLEPEIHEMFPIGFEPEKNVAAAYHMEIGSVEAVMGRCDVTVSTSHYTQAQAHVMMEPHTANARLDFQDRLVIYSSTQTPFHARRIVSQALEIPMSKIRVIKPRIGGGFGGKQCLHGEFFVAAVTLKTKKPCKLVYTRKEVFESSYSRHPMRIDVTLGATKEGELKALDVKVLSDTGAYGEHALTVFMVAGAKTLPLYNKVEAVRFGGRVVYTNHTPGGAFRGYGAIQGNFAVESTVDQLCEKLGIDPIEFRKKNMIAEGETSPVFAKMGEGTEGTAMNMDSCKLDYCVDRGMELIGWKDKYPRQAISKTKVRSVGMCLAMQGSGIPYIDMGSAMIKLNDTGFYNLMIGATDIGQGSDTILAQIAAESLKTTVDKVIVYSSDTDLTPFDTGAYASSTTYVSGNAVKKAADKMFEMIIDEGSKALGVRPEDIHFDGEVLKVKDTDTSMTLESLSNRLFYNEDQKQLVAAHSYVGTKSPPPFMAGFAEVEVDLETGEFKVLDYVAVVDCGTTINPSLAKVQVEGGILQGLGMAMFEEVIYNKSGSLITNNLMNYRIPTRKEVTNIRVEFADSYEASGPYGAKSVGEIGIDTPPAVIANAIYNAIGVRINSLPITSEKVWAAIQSKEV, from the coding sequence ATGAAATGTGTCAATCATAATACCGGATCTATAGACGGAAAAGGCCTCATGCTTGGACGTCCTGCTTATACCAATGATTTGGCCGATCCCAATGCTTTAACGGTTAAGATCTTAAGGAGTCCTCATCCTCACGCGAAGATACTCAATATTGATATCAAAAAAGCTATGTCCCTAGAAGGGGTAGAATGTGTTTTAACATATAAGGATTTTAAAAGAATACCGGTTACACGTGCAGGACAAGGGTATCCAGAGCCTTCACCCCACGACAAGTTTGTGTTGGATTCAGTTGTGCGCTATGTAGGTGATGATGTGGCTATTGTAGCAGCTGAAACAGAAGCCATTGCAAATAAAGCTCTTGAATTGATTCAGGTTGACTATGAGATTCTTGAACCTGTGTTGGATTTTGAGAAAGCCTTTGAAAATGAAAGTGTTATACATCTTGAGCCGGAAATTCATGAAATGTTTCCTATTGGATTTGAACCGGAGAAGAATGTGGCAGCAGCTTACCATATGGAAATAGGTTCAGTTGAAGCGGTTATGGGTAGGTGTGATGTTACAGTTTCAACTTCTCATTATACCCAAGCCCAAGCCCATGTTATGATGGAACCGCATACGGCTAATGCAAGGTTGGATTTTCAAGACCGTTTGGTGATCTACTCATCCACACAAACACCTTTTCATGCTAGAAGGATTGTCTCACAAGCCCTTGAAATTCCGATGAGTAAAATAAGGGTCATCAAACCTAGAATCGGAGGCGGTTTTGGTGGTAAGCAGTGTCTACATGGTGAATTTTTTGTCGCTGCGGTGACGCTGAAAACCAAGAAACCTTGTAAACTTGTCTATACTAGAAAAGAAGTCTTTGAGTCCAGTTATTCAAGACATCCGATGCGTATTGATGTCACCCTTGGAGCAACAAAAGAAGGAGAATTAAAAGCTCTTGACGTAAAGGTACTTTCCGATACAGGTGCCTATGGTGAACACGCACTTACGGTTTTTATGGTCGCGGGTGCAAAAACATTACCTTTATACAATAAAGTTGAAGCCGTTCGTTTCGGTGGCAGAGTCGTTTACACCAACCACACACCTGGAGGCGCCTTTAGAGGTTATGGTGCCATACAAGGCAATTTTGCAGTGGAGTCAACGGTTGACCAGCTTTGTGAAAAACTAGGTATTGACCCTATTGAATTTAGGAAAAAGAACATGATAGCAGAGGGTGAGACCTCACCGGTATTTGCAAAAATGGGTGAAGGTACAGAGGGAACAGCTATGAATATGGATAGCTGTAAATTGGATTATTGTGTCGACCGAGGTATGGAACTCATTGGGTGGAAAGACAAATATCCAAGACAAGCCATCTCCAAAACAAAAGTAAGAAGTGTGGGTATGTGTCTTGCTATGCAAGGATCCGGCATACCTTATATTGATATGGGCTCGGCAATGATTAAGCTTAATGATACAGGTTTCTATAACTTGATGATTGGCGCTACAGATATTGGGCAAGGTAGTGATACTATTTTGGCACAGATTGCAGCAGAGAGTCTAAAAACTACCGTAGATAAAGTCATTGTTTATTCATCGGATACAGACTTAACACCTTTTGATACGGGTGCTTATGCCTCCAGCACAACCTATGTATCCGGCAATGCAGTTAAAAAAGCAGCAGACAAGATGTTTGAAATGATCATAGATGAAGGGTCAAAGGCTCTTGGTGTAAGACCTGAAGATATTCACTTTGATGGTGAAGTCCTAAAAGTAAAAGATACCGATACATCCATGACATTGGAGTCATTGTCCAATCGACTCTTTTATAATGAAGACCAAAAACAATTGGTAGCGGCCCATTCTTATGTTGGTACAAAATCACCACCACCTTTTATGGCCGGATTTGCCGAGGTCGAGGTGGACCTTGAAACAGGTGAATTTAAAGTATTAGATTATGTCGCTGTGGTAGATTGTGGGACGACAATCAATCCAAGCTTAGCGAAAGTCCAAGTGGAAGGCGGCATACTTCAAGGTTTGGGCATGGCCATGTTTGAAGAGGTTATTTACAATAAAAGCGGTAGTCTTATTACCAATAACCTGATGAATTACCGAATACCAACCCGCAAGGAGGTTACGAATATACGTGTCGAATTTGCGGATAGTTATGAAGCTTCTGGACCCTATGGTGCCAAATCAGTTGGAGAGATTGGTATTGACACACCACCAGCTGTCATTGCCAATGCCATATACAATGCCATAGGTGTTAGAATTAATAGCCTCCCAATTACATCTGAAAAAGTTTGGGCGGCGATACAGAGTAAGGAAGTATAG
- a CDS encoding XdhC family protein, which yields MDIYDEIIKMKQNNEPCMTVTVVEKTGDGPVELGKKMLVGVTGKRVGTVGGGALEHQAIETCKDLLKAQKSHLEKYLLKEGEIVGQATTLPMTCGGVVTLFYEYIGHGAHIYLFGAGHVSQALCHVLKTMNFYVTVIDHRKEVVDQFIGGDEVHHHDFVDFIETQGIAKNAYVVVCTPSHKYDYDVMHKIIEKQLELKYVGMLCSKNKLKDYLVKTYDKFGESLNLSNHYAPIGIDTGGGSPAEIAISISAEILAVYYNKTGNKHMRDAYISKEK from the coding sequence ATGGATATATATGATGAAATCATAAAAATGAAGCAGAATAATGAGCCTTGTATGACCGTGACGGTTGTTGAAAAAACAGGTGACGGTCCGGTTGAACTTGGTAAAAAAATGTTAGTCGGTGTCACCGGTAAACGTGTGGGTACCGTCGGTGGTGGTGCTCTTGAACATCAAGCCATAGAAACCTGCAAAGACTTACTAAAAGCGCAAAAAAGTCATTTGGAAAAATACCTTTTAAAAGAAGGCGAGATTGTTGGTCAAGCCACCACATTACCTATGACCTGTGGTGGTGTTGTGACACTTTTTTACGAGTATATTGGACATGGTGCTCATATCTACCTTTTTGGTGCAGGTCATGTCAGTCAAGCACTCTGCCATGTTCTAAAGACCATGAACTTTTATGTGACCGTCATTGATCATCGAAAAGAAGTCGTTGATCAATTTATAGGTGGTGACGAAGTGCATCATCATGATTTCGTTGATTTTATTGAAACACAGGGGATAGCTAAAAACGCCTATGTGGTCGTATGTACACCTTCACACAAGTATGACTACGATGTCATGCACAAAATCATTGAGAAACAATTAGAATTAAAGTATGTAGGTATGCTTTGTTCTAAGAACAAGCTAAAGGACTATTTAGTAAAAACCTATGATAAATTTGGTGAAAGCCTTAATCTATCCAACCACTATGCACCTATAGGTATTGATACCGGCGGAGGATCACCGGCAGAGATTGCAATATCCATAAGTGCAGAAATATTGGCCGTATATTATAACAAAACGGGCAATAAACATATGCGAGATGCCTATATAAGTAAAGAAAAATAG
- a CDS encoding dihydroorotase: MYDLAILNGQLYIEGSLKKQHLYINGDHIVAISDELHQAREVYDATDRWVMPGLIDPHVHFELNCGKYTSADDFYTGSIAAAYGGITTVIDFLDPISTEKELEKAFNDRNQLASKSMIDYRFHVTVKDPVNQVKPIVETMKTLGLNSIKLFTTYSDSGRRTYDGEIVELLKLSREEAFIVLAHIEKDESITMEPSYTAADLTISRPEMAETEEALKLATLAKETDGQLYMVHVSSGNTLEALIKEFPDILGKNLYLESCPHYFEFNEERFEGSQGHLYTMAPPLRSEASREKLVNGFDYLHTIATDHCPFTERQKKQKQLLGMPLGIGGVEHSFSLMATRYGIKAIEKMSTMPAKIFGLYPKKGSLDVGTDADIAIYNPHMTHKIETDHSKAGYTVYKDLEVNGQIETTLCKGQFIIKNNSLVIGSVGHFIG; this comes from the coding sequence ATGTATGATTTGGCAATATTAAACGGACAACTTTATATAGAGGGAAGTCTGAAAAAGCAACATCTCTATATCAATGGGGATCATATTGTTGCCATAAGTGATGAGTTGCATCAAGCTAGAGAGGTTTATGATGCGACTGATAGGTGGGTCATGCCGGGATTAATCGACCCTCATGTTCATTTTGAGCTGAACTGTGGCAAATATACGTCTGCTGATGATTTTTACACAGGATCAATAGCAGCGGCTTATGGTGGTATTACCACAGTCATCGATTTTCTTGATCCCATATCCACCGAAAAAGAATTGGAAAAAGCCTTTAATGACAGAAATCAACTGGCCAGCAAGTCCATGATTGATTATAGATTTCATGTCACAGTAAAAGATCCCGTGAATCAAGTCAAGCCCATTGTAGAGACGATGAAAACCCTAGGACTAAACAGCATAAAACTATTCACCACCTATTCAGACTCCGGTAGGCGCACATATGACGGGGAAATCGTTGAGCTATTAAAACTTTCTCGTGAAGAAGCATTCATAGTGTTAGCCCATATAGAAAAAGATGAAAGCATAACCATGGAGCCAAGTTATACAGCTGCGGATTTAACCATAAGTAGACCGGAGATGGCTGAAACAGAAGAAGCTTTAAAATTGGCGACCTTAGCAAAAGAAACCGATGGTCAATTGTATATGGTTCATGTCAGTAGCGGTAATACATTGGAAGCTTTGATAAAAGAATTTCCCGATATACTTGGGAAAAACCTATATCTGGAAAGTTGTCCCCACTATTTTGAGTTTAATGAAGAGCGATTTGAAGGAAGCCAAGGTCATCTTTATACCATGGCACCACCACTTCGTAGTGAAGCCTCCAGAGAAAAGCTCGTTAACGGTTTTGATTATTTGCATACAATTGCTACGGATCACTGTCCTTTTACAGAACGTCAAAAAAAGCAAAAACAACTTTTAGGGATGCCCTTAGGTATTGGTGGTGTTGAACACAGTTTTAGTTTAATGGCGACCAGATATGGCATTAAGGCCATAGAAAAAATGAGTACCATGCCGGCTAAAATATTTGGACTCTACCCTAAAAAGGGGAGTTTGGATGTGGGTACGGATGCCGACATTGCCATATACAATCCTCATATGACCCATAAAATAGAAACGGACCATTCAAAAGCAGGTTATACCGTTTATAAAGATCTAGAAGTAAATGGTCAGATTGAAACCACACTATGCAAAGGACAGTTCATTATTAAGAACAATTCCCTCGTCATCGGAAGTGTAGGCCACTTTATCGGTTAA
- a CDS encoding amidohydrolase family protein: MIALTHVNYYDFKTYAEDQYIIFEDKIIEVGPMTDFVNQDYEVIEGMDQLVMPGLINGHHHIYSTFARGLILPFDPENFQEILDQLWWKLDGSQDLDNVYYSGIVSGVEGVKNGITTIIDHHASGLDIKGSLETLKKAICDEVGQRGIFCFECSDRFDIDACIEENLSFAKKYQTTKTAGLFGLHAAMSLSEESLTKISKVIEDIPIHIHIAESHMDEDLSLERYGERIIHRLERHQLLKEKSLLVHCLYIDEDEAELIAKYKCTVALNVTSNMNNGVGLPDYNLFKRAGIPVIIGNDGIGSGIMPEWLNLNFTMHHRDLTPVKFGLGQVLEMVNQTYVYASSILGCKLGRIQPGYEADLLMIPYIPPTPMNKNNAFGHLCFGLANNFNPSYVWCGGKMILNHYKVKENLMDTYREASKSARQLWDRI, encoded by the coding sequence ATGATTGCACTGACCCATGTTAATTATTATGATTTTAAGACATACGCCGAGGATCAATATATTATTTTTGAGGATAAAATAATTGAGGTTGGGCCAATGACGGATTTTGTGAATCAAGACTATGAAGTTATAGAGGGTATGGATCAATTGGTAATGCCGGGCTTGATTAATGGTCATCATCATATTTATTCTACTTTCGCTAGAGGTTTGATATTGCCTTTTGACCCTGAGAATTTTCAAGAAATACTGGACCAATTATGGTGGAAGCTAGATGGCAGCCAAGATTTGGACAATGTTTATTACTCAGGTATCGTTAGCGGTGTAGAGGGCGTCAAAAACGGTATTACCACCATTATTGACCATCATGCCAGTGGCTTAGATATTAAAGGCTCTTTAGAAACCTTGAAAAAAGCCATATGTGATGAAGTTGGTCAAAGGGGTATATTCTGTTTTGAATGCAGTGATCGGTTTGATATAGACGCTTGTATTGAAGAAAACCTAAGCTTTGCGAAGAAATATCAGACGACTAAAACAGCCGGTCTATTTGGTCTTCATGCAGCTATGTCCTTATCAGAGGAAAGTCTTACTAAGATTTCAAAAGTCATAGAAGACATACCGATCCATATACATATAGCTGAAAGCCATATGGATGAAGACTTAAGTTTGGAGAGATATGGAGAACGCATAATCCATAGACTGGAACGCCATCAACTTTTAAAAGAAAAGAGTCTTTTGGTTCATTGTCTTTATATTGATGAGGACGAGGCTGAACTTATTGCAAAATATAAATGTACAGTGGCTTTAAATGTTACTTCAAATATGAACAATGGTGTAGGATTACCGGACTATAATCTATTTAAAAGAGCAGGCATACCGGTTATTATCGGTAATGACGGTATTGGAAGCGGTATAATGCCGGAATGGCTTAATTTGAATTTTACCATGCATCACAGAGATCTGACACCAGTTAAATTTGGATTAGGTCAAGTCCTGGAAATGGTCAATCAAACATACGTTTATGCATCAAGCATTTTAGGCTGTAAGCTTGGGCGGATTCAGCCAGGTTATGAAGCGGATTTATTGATGATACCCTATATACCACCTACACCAATGAATAAGAATAATGCTTTTGGTCATCTATGTTTTGGTCTGGCAAACAATTTTAATCCAAGCTATGTTTGGTGTGGCGGAAAGATGATTTTAAACCATTATAAGGTTAAGGAGAATCTTATGGACACCTATAGAGAAGCATCAAAGTCAGCTCGCCAGTTGTGGGATAGAATATAA
- a CDS encoding 4Fe-4S binding protein, whose protein sequence is MRLDISFDGLTLKNPLMPASGPLVGDLEKLNFIRDEGVGAVVTKTISSKAAVVPRPCIYGDRYFVMNSELWSEHSKEVWLEDILPNYRKEDAPLIISAGYTKEDMALLIPLLDPYADAFEISTHYVGKDLSVIRETVRTIRAHTTKPIYMKVSPHMDDPVAFARAVREAGASGIAAINSLGPTMKIDLASREIIYGGESGFVWTSGPAIKNLALATVYKIKQAMPDFTVIGVGGVSSAEDVIEFLLAGASGVQMLSAALLRGKDLYSKIIKDLPEALEKHGFSSIEDVTRAGLTKTISYEPVVPSVDTQLCTQCMLCVKICPYFAIRFENQILFDQEKCFGCHLCISKCPVKAIYVESN, encoded by the coding sequence ATGAGATTAGATATAAGTTTTGACGGCTTAACATTAAAAAACCCGTTAATGCCCGCGTCAGGTCCTTTGGTAGGAGATCTAGAAAAGTTGAACTTTATACGAGATGAAGGTGTAGGTGCAGTTGTTACCAAAACCATATCATCAAAAGCAGCCGTTGTACCAAGACCCTGTATTTATGGAGATCGGTACTTTGTAATGAATTCTGAACTTTGGTCAGAGCATAGCAAAGAAGTGTGGCTTGAAGATATATTGCCGAATTATCGTAAAGAAGATGCACCTTTAATTATATCTGCAGGCTATACCAAAGAGGATATGGCACTTTTGATACCATTACTGGACCCTTACGCAGATGCATTTGAGATATCTACCCACTACGTTGGCAAGGATTTATCGGTGATTAGGGAAACAGTACGTACCATAAGAGCGCATACGACAAAACCCATATACATGAAAGTTAGCCCACATATGGATGATCCGGTCGCTTTTGCTAGAGCCGTTAGAGAAGCTGGTGCCAGTGGTATCGCCGCAATCAATTCACTTGGCCCCACGATGAAGATAGATTTAGCATCTAGAGAAATTATTTATGGTGGTGAAAGTGGTTTTGTTTGGACGTCCGGTCCGGCTATTAAGAACCTGGCTTTAGCAACAGTCTATAAGATTAAGCAAGCCATGCCGGATTTTACCGTTATTGGTGTTGGCGGGGTTTCTAGTGCGGAAGATGTTATAGAATTCCTATTAGCAGGTGCCAGTGGTGTTCAGATGCTGTCAGCAGCACTTTTAAGAGGCAAAGACCTATACAGTAAGATTATAAAAGATCTACCCGAAGCCCTTGAAAAACATGGTTTTTCCTCTATTGAAGACGTCACTAGGGCAGGACTTACCAAGACAATAAGCTATGAACCGGTCGTACCAAGCGTGGATACGCAGCTTTGTACCCAGTGTATGCTGTGTGTTAAGATTTGTCCGTATTTTGCAATCCGTTTTGAGAACCAGATTCTTTTTGATCAGGAAAAATGTTTCGGTTGTCATTTATGTATCAGTAAATGCCCGGTAAAAGCTATATACGTAGAAAGCAACTAA
- a CDS encoding xanthine dehydrogenase family protein molybdopterin-binding subunit, with translation MVLDISKSINKVDNFEKITGTAKYIDDIKPEGCLYAKTLRATIPKGRIVSREYPDMPEGYAIVDYQDISGQNFVKIIFEDMPVFVEETVNYYGEPILLVVGEDKATILSLMDQISIQYESEEPVYDYVDSKIHKSYIKGQGEAVFDKAYKIIEHTYETGYQEHVYIEPQGVIALYAPDKISLIGSIQCPYYVKNALMNVLDCKEDEVRVEQATTGGAFGGKEEFPSLIACQAVVAAKKMKKPIKLIYGREEDMAYTTKRHPAKIKIEAAISKDHKIMGLRTHVGLDGGAYIGLSGVVLLRAMIAATGAYTIDHLSITGDVYITNTVPTGAFRGFGAPQMIFAVELMIHHIAKELKEDAYKLRMKYLAKTGDVTSTSGHFIEPIIMEKMIEKAMLMSDYEAKIKKYSHEKMNKGIGMSWFLHGCGFTGSGEQVHIKAIVRLKKDALNRVHILVASTDMGQGVKTTFRKLVAHKLNIPMEQVIFENPDTDKVPDSGPTVASRTMMIVGGLLAKAADQLSQKWKDQEEVIVEERYKQPEHIRWDDETLQGDAYPAYSWGINVVEVEVDPVTFEVTLLGVWSVYDVGKAIDEQVILGQADGGLLQGISYGMLEVMKNKDGRVQQKTVTDYIIPTAKDTVFMDTELMDNPYALGPYGAKGAGELTLIGGAPAVALAIENAIGKHVTRIPVVPEYIMELMKNG, from the coding sequence ATGGTGTTAGACATTAGCAAGTCCATTAATAAGGTGGACAATTTTGAAAAAATAACAGGTACAGCCAAGTATATTGACGATATAAAACCGGAAGGGTGCCTCTACGCTAAAACCCTAAGAGCTACTATCCCAAAGGGCCGCATTGTTTCAAGAGAATATCCGGACATGCCCGAGGGATATGCTATTGTTGATTATCAAGACATAAGCGGTCAAAATTTTGTGAAAATTATTTTTGAAGATATGCCTGTTTTTGTTGAAGAAACAGTCAACTATTATGGTGAACCTATTTTATTAGTGGTTGGTGAAGATAAAGCCACGATACTAAGCTTGATGGATCAGATTAGCATTCAATATGAATCGGAGGAACCGGTTTATGATTATGTAGACAGTAAGATTCATAAAAGTTATATCAAAGGTCAAGGTGAAGCTGTTTTTGACAAGGCTTATAAGATTATTGAGCACACCTATGAGACCGGCTATCAAGAGCATGTTTACATAGAGCCACAAGGTGTCATTGCTTTGTATGCACCGGACAAGATTTCTCTGATTGGTTCTATTCAATGTCCTTATTATGTTAAGAACGCGCTCATGAATGTATTAGATTGTAAAGAAGACGAAGTAAGGGTGGAACAAGCGACAACAGGTGGCGCTTTTGGTGGGAAAGAAGAGTTTCCGTCTTTAATCGCCTGTCAAGCTGTCGTAGCAGCCAAGAAGATGAAAAAGCCTATTAAGCTCATTTATGGCAGAGAAGAAGATATGGCCTATACAACCAAACGTCACCCTGCAAAGATTAAGATTGAAGCGGCCATTTCTAAAGACCATAAGATTATGGGACTTCGAACCCATGTTGGTTTAGATGGTGGTGCTTATATAGGCCTTTCCGGCGTTGTACTTTTAAGAGCGATGATTGCGGCTACCGGTGCTTATACCATAGATCACCTAAGTATTACAGGCGATGTATATATAACCAACACGGTGCCAACAGGTGCTTTTAGAGGCTTTGGCGCACCACAAATGATTTTTGCCGTAGAATTGATGATCCATCATATTGCAAAAGAGCTTAAAGAAGATGCCTACAAATTAAGAATGAAATACTTGGCAAAAACAGGTGATGTAACATCTACCAGTGGTCATTTTATTGAACCTATTATTATGGAAAAAATGATTGAAAAGGCTATGTTGATGTCCGACTATGAAGCCAAAATAAAAAAGTACAGTCATGAAAAAATGAATAAAGGTATTGGCATGAGTTGGTTTTTACACGGATGTGGTTTTACCGGTAGTGGAGAGCAAGTTCATATCAAAGCCATTGTACGGTTAAAAAAAGATGCGCTAAACAGGGTTCACATCTTAGTTGCCAGTACAGATATGGGGCAAGGTGTTAAAACGACCTTTAGAAAGTTAGTCGCACATAAGTTGAATATACCCATGGAGCAAGTCATCTTTGAGAATCCGGATACGGATAAAGTGCCTGACTCAGGCCCAACAGTTGCCTCCCGTACAATGATGATTGTAGGAGGGTTATTGGCAAAAGCTGCAGACCAGCTTAGTCAAAAATGGAAAGATCAAGAAGAAGTCATAGTTGAAGAACGATATAAACAACCGGAACACATAAGGTGGGATGATGAGACCTTGCAAGGTGATGCATACCCGGCTTATTCTTGGGGTATTAATGTTGTGGAAGTCGAAGTGGATCCTGTTACCTTCGAGGTAACTTTACTTGGTGTTTGGTCGGTTTATGATGTGGGTAAAGCCATTGATGAACAGGTTATTTTGGGCCAGGCAGATGGCGGTTTACTACAAGGGATTAGCTACGGCATGCTAGAAGTCATGAAGAATAAAGACGGACGGGTACAACAAAAGACTGTAACAGACTATATCATACCCACGGCCAAAGACACGGTATTTATGGATACGGAACTGATGGACAACCCTTATGCCCTTGGCCCTTACGGTGCAAAAGGCGCAGGTGAGCTCACTTTGATTGGCGGTGCTCCTGCAGTTGCGCTGGCCATAGAAAACGCAATTGGTAAGCATGTAACTAGGATACCTGTGGTACCGGAATACATTATGGAGTTGATGAAAAATGGTTGA
- a CDS encoding (2Fe-2S)-binding protein, whose product MVEVKFELNGETVITKEDPTKRLLDVIRTSFGLTGPKEGCGEGECGGCAVLIDHKIMNACITPLGNVHGKSVVTIDAFAKTQRGQAIRKAFETHGAVQCGICTPGMVIATESLLHANPNPTEAEIREGLSGNLCRCTGYNMIVKAILSLVEKEGSLW is encoded by the coding sequence ATGGTTGAGGTAAAATTTGAATTAAACGGAGAAACAGTCATCACAAAAGAAGATCCGACCAAAAGACTATTGGATGTTATTAGAACAAGCTTTGGTTTAACCGGACCTAAAGAAGGCTGTGGCGAAGGAGAATGTGGTGGATGTGCGGTATTGATAGATCATAAGATTATGAATGCTTGTATAACACCCCTTGGCAATGTTCACGGGAAATCAGTAGTGACCATCGATGCATTTGCCAAGACTCAAAGAGGTCAGGCGATTAGGAAGGCATTTGAAACCCATGGTGCCGTTCAATGCGGCATATGTACGCCAGGTATGGTTATAGCAACAGAATCCTTACTTCATGCTAATCCTAATCCAACTGAGGCTGAGATTAGAGAAGGTCTGTCCGGTAATTTATGTCGTTGCACGGGCTATAATATGATTGTCAAAGCTATTTTGTCCTTAGTTGAAAAGGAGGGATCTTTGTGGTAA
- a CDS encoding FAD binding domain-containing protein — protein MVNTHYPTSYEEALELLNTYKPTIVAGGTDLMVRKRAWSDLPTNFDKDVLFVGQLEELNYIDRQGSNIHIGAGVTLEDIMDHFHTPTLLSEAIKIMASPAIRHSATLAGNVVNASPAGDTLPVLYVLDSVVVLESVEGIRHVPIHSFITGPGKTIMSHNEMIKEIILSGHKFNHSVYRKVGGRKADAISKLSVCMIMDIKKGIIQDFRAAFGAVGPTVIRDKAIESKLIGKSLTWLDDHTEDIGKWYEPIIKPIDDQRSSASYRKTCTINLLTDFIKHIKHHA, from the coding sequence GTGGTAAATACCCATTATCCAACATCATATGAAGAAGCCCTCGAATTATTAAATACTTATAAACCGACGATTGTAGCAGGTGGTACTGATCTTATGGTCAGAAAAAGAGCGTGGAGTGATTTGCCCACAAACTTTGACAAGGATGTATTATTCGTTGGACAATTAGAAGAGCTAAATTATATCGATCGTCAAGGCAGCAACATCCATATCGGTGCCGGTGTAACTCTAGAGGATATCATGGATCATTTTCACACGCCAACATTATTATCAGAAGCCATCAAAATCATGGCTTCACCGGCTATAAGACATAGTGCGACCTTAGCCGGCAATGTGGTAAATGCATCACCGGCCGGGGACACTTTACCAGTACTTTATGTTCTTGATAGTGTGGTGGTATTGGAATCTGTTGAAGGCATTAGACATGTGCCTATTCATTCTTTTATAACTGGTCCCGGTAAGACCATTATGAGTCACAATGAAATGATTAAGGAAATCATCTTATCCGGTCATAAGTTTAACCATAGTGTCTATAGGAAAGTTGGCGGACGTAAAGCGGATGCCATCTCAAAGTTATCTGTATGTATGATTATGGATATAAAAAAAGGCATCATTCAAGATTTTAGAGCAGCTTTTGGTGCTGTTGGGCCAACGGTAATTAGAGATAAGGCAATAGAATCTAAACTCATAGGCAAATCATTAACATGGTTGGATGATCATACTGAAGATATCGGTAAATGGTATGAACCGATTATTAAACCTATTGATGACCAAAGGTCTTCGGCATCCTATCGTAAAACATGTACCATTAACCTACTCACGGATTTTATCAAGCATATAAAACATCATGCATAG
- a CDS encoding helix-turn-helix domain-containing protein: MLGEKIRLKRIEKAMSLKDLAVASGLTSGFISQIERDLAEPSITSLRKIAEALEVAVFHFFIEEMHENPVVRKNERQPIQFPGSKVSYELLSPDLNRQMETFLGKLEPGGVTCDEPMAHAGEEVIFVLEGEMQIRIGNTSYNLSEGDTIYYYANIPHQIVNPGKQLLRFLSTITPPRF; this comes from the coding sequence ATGTTAGGCGAAAAGATAAGATTAAAACGTATTGAAAAGGCCATGAGCTTAAAAGATCTTGCAGTGGCATCCGGTTTAACCTCCGGATTTATTAGTCAGATAGAGAGAGATCTTGCAGAGCCCTCCATAACTTCTTTAAGAAAGATAGCAGAAGCTTTGGAAGTAGCTGTATTTCATTTTTTTATTGAAGAAATGCATGAAAATCCGGTGGTAAGAAAAAATGAACGACAACCCATCCAATTTCCCGGTTCAAAAGTTTCTTATGAGTTATTGTCACCGGATCTAAACCGTCAAATGGAGACTTTTCTTGGCAAACTTGAACCTGGTGGTGTCACCTGTGATGAACCTATGGCCCATGCAGGTGAAGAAGTGATTTTTGTTTTAGAAGGAGAAATGCAAATACGCATTGGTAATACAAGCTATAACTTATCAGAAGGTGACACCATATACTACTACGCTAATATACCCCATCAGATTGTAAATCCAGGCAAGCAGTTATTGCGTTTTTTGTCTACAATAACCCCGCCAAGATTCTAG